The region CCCAGGGCCGGATCCTGTCGATCCTCCGGCAGTGGTGCATCCTGGTTTGAACCTCCCGTCGGTCAAAGGGGCGGTATCTCCCGAAGGTCAATTAAAAGCAGCTGATCGCGACCAGGACGTGGAGGTAACAATCCTCATCTATGACGCGCCTGCCAAAGGCGAGTATGTACAACTCTACTGGAACGGCGAGGTAGTGCCGGGTGCCCGTTATGAGGTTCAGGGCGACGAAGCCCCGACTTTTCAGATTCCCTTCGACCTACCTTGGGACATTATCGATGCAGCGGGTAATGGTGACATCCCTGCCCACTACATCGTAGGCCACGCGCTCAACGATAACGTATTGAGTTCTGCTGCGAGGGTTGTCAACGTCGAAGGCGTGCCTATTGTCTTGCCGCAACCCAGTTTCCAGAACCTTGACCTGTCGTTCCCACCCGAGGAAATTCTCAACTGCCCATCATTACGCGTCGAGGCCGGTGCCTTGGTGGCGGAAATCGCCGTTCCCAGTGATGATCGGCTGGCTGGTAATGAAATGACATTTTTATATCAAGGTTGGTCGGATGAGTCGGGTACAGTGCCTATCGATGGGACGGACGATTCTTTCACCTATACACCGTCAGCTGAGGAGGCTGCGAGTGGCTTCACGGTCACATTGCCATATGAGACTGCTTTGAAGGAAACCCGCCAGGCTTACGGCAGCATTCATTACACCGTGGCTCTCGGCGGAGTGACTGTCGACTCTCCTAAGCACTTGGTTATTATCGAGCTGCTGCGCCCCGGTGGTTTCTACTGTGAAATTCCCGCCTCACGATCACGCCCCTAGTTCCAAGTAGGTTGATACGAAAAAGGGAAGCATTTGATGCTTCCCTTTTTTTATTGCCGTTCGCGGGCGAGTTAAAAGCTGTACCGCAAACCTATGTTTACGCCATAAGGCTGCTCAATATGCTCGCCATTGGCGTACTCCAGGTCGAGGTGTACCTGTAGACCGTTATTCAATCCCAAAGCCAACCCGGCCCCGAGCTCGCCACGTGAGCCGGACAAGTCATTGTTGAAGCGATTGTTGTTGACCTTCACTGTGTTGCCTTTGGCGAACTCATGCGCCCAGGCACCCCGTAGGTAGGGTTGCAGTTTGCCGCCATTGGCAAGTTCGAACGTACGGCCGGCGGTCATCCCCGCTTTGCCGAGCAACGAATGAGTGCGCTCGCCGTCGGCTTCGAGGCCGTTGTCCAGGTTAATGTCCTTACCTTCAATGGTCACCGCCGACCATTGCGTGAAAGGTTCGATGAAATAGCCGTCGGACAGTTGCACGTGGCGTCCGAGCTCCAGCGACATGCCGGTCGCGAAGTTGTCGTAATCGCCTTTGCTGTGGGTGCCATCATTGATCGCCACCTTGGCGCGGTTCTGGAAGCGATTGAGCTTGATCAGCCCGTCGAAGTAGTAGCCGGAGTCGGCATCCAGCCAGGTGGTGTATGCACCAATGTAGTAGCTGTCGATGCTGCCAGAGGTGCCTTCGTTGAGGTCCAGATCCGACTTGCTGTAGCCAACCAGCCCCCCCGCTAGCCATTGCCCGTCACCCCAGGGTAGGCGCCCATCGGCACCCAACGATAGACCATGCTGATTCTGCTGATAACCGGTACCGCTGGCATCGGCGACGTTGTATTTATTGCCGTAGCTACGCATCCACAAGCCGGGCTGCCCCCCGTTGAAGCGCAACTCTCCCATACGACTACGCAGGGAAGTCAGCTCGCCATACCAGACCGTTGGGGCGGTATTGAACAAGGCCATCACCGTGCGGGTACCCGGGCTAACAGTGCGCTTTTCCGGATCGAGGTACCAGTCGGTGCCACCAGCACCGTTGGCCGCGGACGACAGTTCGTACGCCCAGGCGCCGACCGCTACGGGTCTGCCGTTAGCCAGGCTGAAGTTTGCATCGCCTGCGTCGGTGCGAACAACGGTCAACTGCTCAGGAGCAAGAGGGTCTGTACCGGAGTCGGTGATCTGCAACTGATGGCTGCCTGTCGCCTGACCGACATTGAGCACATCATGCTCATTGGTGCTGAAATCCACATTCATCGCGAACACCCCAGCGCCGCTGAGGGTGGCGACGTCGAGGGTGTAGAAGTTCTTGCCTGAACCCATATTTACCAGGCCGCCGTTCATCGTCAAGGTGCCCAGCTGAGTTGTTTCTGTCATGTTGAAACTTGACTGATCGCTAATGCTCAGTTGTTCGACATTCACCAATCGACCGGTGAAGGCCGACTGATTTTCGAGCGACAGTGACCCGGTACTGCCGGCCTCCACTTCGAAGTTACCGTTCCAGCGCGTTTGATCCAGTGCAAGGTTGGCAGTGCTGTTGCCATTGACCTGAACATCGCTACTCAGATCACTGCGGCGAAGAGCGACTGTGGCGGTGGAGGCATCGCGGACCAGCAGCGCTACGTTGTCTTGGCCGACTAGCTTGGTACCGTTGTGTATTTCGATCGTGGCATTGACGCCTTCTTCGATCAACAGTGCAGGACCTGTACGGCCAGTGACCTCAGCGTTATCCAGTACCAGCGTTGGCGACGTGAGATTTTCAGGGTCGCTTGCCAGCAGGATACCGCTGACATCTCCACTGATTTGGCTGCCGACCGCGATCACTTCTCCACCAAGAATGTTGATGCCACTGCTGCCGAGGTCGCGGCCGGTAATTGACGTATTGCTCAATTGCAGGGTGCTGCCCCCCGTGACCTGTGCCCCAACAAAACCGCCAACGATGTTGCTGTCGTTTACCGTTACCTGGGAGCCTGTGGTGGAACCGATCTGGCGATTTACCGACAAGCCGGATGAGTCGGCGCTGATATTGGCGTTATTCACCGTGGCCGTGCTGTTGGTCACGCTTAATCCATCGAATACCCCGCCTGCGATGGCTCCGCCATTGAACTCGAGGGTGGAGCCCGAGTTGATGCTCAGGGTTCGGGTGGTCGCACCATTGACGGTCAAGGAGCTGCTGTTGAGTACGGTATAGCCATCCACAGGAGTCGACTCATCGATGACCAGGTCGTCGCCATTGTCGATAACGGCTGCGCTGGCCAATGACGTAACGAGGAACAACGGTATAAAAATAAATAGCGCTGATTTGATTGGGAAGGGCGGTGCTAATGAGCTGTTACTTGGCATAGTCATAATCCTGTTGGCTGCAGTCGGAGGCAGAGCGGAGTGGAACTATTTAATCGATCCTTGTCAGAAAGGTCTGTAGGAAAACTCATCAAACAGTGCGCTCACAATCACCGCAAAAGGCACGTAGGTCATGCGCTACTTTGAGTCGGGCGTAATAGCAAGTGTCGAAGTTTCCCACTGCTTTGCCTACCTGTTAATTTTGTCAGTAGACACATGTTTTGGAATGAACTACAGGTTGCGTAGTTTCTACAGGCACCTAACAAAAATGCCAGTTGGAACTAGTCCTCTTCAGGTATTCAATGACGCTAACTGACTGATCGAGGAAGGGCCCATGCCATCGTTATTCGAAGATAGTGAATCAAACACGGAACAAAGTTCGCCGATGTTGGCGGCGCCTCGATTATTGGTCGAGCTGGAAGTTCCAGGTAAGACCGGGCCGGTTCCGAGTGGTGAGTGGGGCATCAATATAGCTGCCGCGCGCGAGAACTTTCCGCGCGAGGGGCTGCAGGTCTACGTTCCAGCCTGGCCGCAGATGGGGCGAGGCGATAGTGTCGCTGTGCTGTTGGCAGGCACTGAGATCACGCGTAAAACCGTTGGCGCGGATGAGGTCGGTGCGCGGCAAACGCTGTTCATTCCGTCCAATCGGATTACCGATGGTCGTACGACCATCAATTATCGGGTCACGCGTGTGGGCCAAGTGCCGGAGGATTCTGCCGTGACCGAGGTACTGGTCAAGCTCGACCGCCCGGGCGGGCAAGACCAGAACGGCAGTTTGCCAGGCCATTCTGAATTGAAGCTGAGCTTACCGGCGCAGATCATCAAGGATGGTGTTGACAAGGAGGCCGCCGCCAAAGGGGTAGTGGCCACGATTGAACCTTACCCCTTCATGGCCGAATACGATGAGATTCGACTGACGTGGGGTGGCCAGTTCGTCTTTCATACTGTCACCGAGAGTGAGGTGGGTAGTGCCATTGAAATAACGGTGGACGAAACGACCATTCTGGCAGCGGGGGACTCAGGTAATGACGGCCTGGCAGTCGCGTTCGAAATCTATGATCTGGTGGACAACAAGTCTGAAGATTGGAGCGCCGAAATTCGGGTGGTCGTAGACACTGGCAATTCGAGGTTGAATGCCGGGATCGTTAAGGAAGCCAGAAACAACACGTTGGACCTCGACGCGCTGGGCCTTGCGCCAGTGACACTCCAGGTGATTGCCCTGCCTCCCGATTTTGAGCACGGCGATGAAATCATTGTCACGTTGGCGGGCACTACTGCCGAGGGTGTCGCGGTCGACATCGACTATCCGCCGCAGGCCATCGACAACCTGCCGCATGTCTATGAAATCGCAGTCGCCAATAGCGACGTGCGACGCTTGGCCAAGACTCAAGGTGCTTTCAAGTACAGGCTAGTGAAGTCGGACGGGTCGGTGCAACACGCCAGGGGGCAATTCGTAACCATTGTTGGTGAACCAACGCAACTGGCCGCACCGATTGCCAAAGATGCCGAACAGGGCAGTCTGGACCCCCTGTTGCCATTCACGACCATTGAAGTGCCTTGGGACGAGTCCATGGCCGCGGGCCAGGTCCTCAATCTGCAATGGTACGGCACCAGGCCAGATGACAGCGTGTACTTCCCGGAACTAATGCCTCACGACATAACCAACGGTGAAGCGAGCGCCAAGCTGCCCATCGAGTTTCATGTCGAAGGCAAGCACCTACAAGCCATCGAGGGCGGTGGGCTCGAGCTTTATTATGAACTTATCAACGATCAGGGAACAGTGCGAAAGTCACTGACTACGGCCCGATTCAATATCGGTCAGCCCAGAGCTGAATTGCCAGCGCCGATTGTCAAAGATGCCACCGGCGATGTACTTGATCCAGGAAACTTGCCACCAAACGGCACCACTTTATATGTGAAGTCTTATACCGGCATTGCCATTGGCGACACGTTGTATTTCTCCTGGCAGGGATCCGCGACCGGCAACGATGAAGATTCAATCAGAATCAACGCCAATAACATAGGTCGTTCCGAATTTGCTTTGGCGATCTCGCTGGATAAGGTCAAGGACAACCAGGGTGGCACCGTCAAGGCTTCGTATTGGGTGCAGCGCGCCGATGGGCGTGTCAGCAACTCCGATGTACTGAGGCTGCACATTGGAGAGCGACAGGTGCAATTGCCGGCGCCAGCGGTCGCTGAAGCAGATGCTGAGGGGGTGATCGACCCTGGTGGTGTACCTGGTGGTGCAACGGTAGTGATCGCCAGCGCAGCTGAGCTGGCGGTAGGCGACAGCGTCAGGGTTGTGCTCAGTGGGAAAGTTGCAGATGAACAGACGCATCGGGTGACTGAGGTGGGTGAGCAGCATTTCAATTTGCCCTATGCAGTAGTCAAAGCCAATGAGAACAGCAGCATTGAATTGCAGTATCACGTGCAGCGTGGCGGTAGAGAAGTTGAGGAATCTTCACCGATTGCCGTGTTTGATATACGCGTCAAGGTTGGGAAGGGGCGGTTGAAAGTCTTGGGCGCTCGGCGCAACCGCAGCAATTGCCATTCACATACCTCTCCTAGTTATCTGCATGCCTTCGATGCCGAGACCAACCTTCCGCTGCAGGCCGAGTGGAAATACACCACGGATGAGCGGTGGACGCTGTCCACTCGTTGGCGGGACACCGAACCGCAGTTGTTGCTGCAAGTGCGTACCGCTGATGACCAGGTGATGGTCAACCCTGCCAATGTTTTTGGTAATGGCGATATTAATAGCACTTCGCCGGGTGAGTCTGCTTTCGTCGCGCTTCGAGATGACGGTAGTCTCCGTGCTTGGGGGCATCCCGATACCGGTGGTGTTGTTCCAGACCATGTTAAAGAGCTTAGCGACTTCGTTGAAGTCAGTTGCTCTGCCCGCGCTTGTGCCGCACGGCGGGTCGAAGGGACTGTAGTGGCTTGGGGACGTGGGAGTTTTGGGGGCGATATGGGCAGTATTTCGCCCACCGGTTTTATCCAGACGGTTGCCTCAGGTATGGCAATCGCGGGCTTGAAACGTTCAGGGGTAAGGGCTTGGGCGGGCGACAACATCGGTTGGGGCGCAACTGTGCCTGATGATATTGCTAATCGGGACGACATCATCAAGCTGGTAGGAGGGGGAGGAGGTACGTTTGCTGGATTGCTTGGCGATGGGCGTTTGGTTGCCTGGGGGCTATGGGATTCAGGAGGAGTGGTCCCGGGTGAAGTCGCCGCACTGAATAATTTCGTTGACGTTAAAGCTAATCGCTTCGCCATTGCTGCGTTGCGTGGTAATGGCGAACTATTTACGTGGGGGAACTCCTTTGGGGGATCGCCTGGGGAAGTACCAACCGACATCGTCGAACTTTGCTGTGGTAATCAGGCGGCGTTTGTGGCGAAGCGGGCAAGCGGGCACTTATTGGTCTGGGGCTACAGTGGCTTTGCTGGGCGCTTACCGGGCAACATTGCTTCCATGACAGACATTGTCGATGTAGCTGCTACCACCCGTGCTTTTGCGGCTGTACGGGCTGGCGGCAGGGTGGTTGCCTGGGGCGATCATGCGGAGGGCACAGTGTCACCGGAGGTGGCCAATATAAGCGATGCCGTCCAAATAACGGGTTCCATGAGCGCCTTCGCCGTATTACGCCGTAACGGAACAGTGTTGGCTTGGGGCGAACCCAGATCAGGTGCTGATATCGGACCGGTCCGTAGTGAACTTGTCAATGTACAGGCCGTATATAGCAATGCCGGGGGGTTTGTGGCCTTGACATCCGATGGAAGGGTGGTGGCCTGGGGTTCAAAAATAGGCGGTGGGGATAACTCGGCTCATCGACACGAATTGGATGGGTTCGTTTCCTATTATGCATCGCCGACAACCCGGGGTCGGGCTCTGAGCGCTCAGCGAGCTATCGGCACGGCAATGCTCAAAACTGTTTCGGCTAAGTAATTCAAGCCGAGTCAGGCCATCTCGCTGCTTCAGCGCACATCAGTCATGTCAAGAAAGGATTTTCAATGAACACTTTCAGTGCCCGTCTTTTCCCTCTTCGAAGAGGGGATCTGGACGTTCTGGCTCCGCGCCCGTTGTATATCGCCGGCATGATCACGCCGGTCGAGCAGGGTGATGCCGGTGTCAATATTGCTGTTGTTGAAAGCGACCCTGGCGGCGTACTGACGCTTATCGATCCTTATCTGGACATGCAGGTAGGGGACCGGATTACGGTATGGGTCGAAGGTGAGCAAAGGCTTGAGTTGTTCGTGGAACTGGCGGATCTCGGGGAGCGGCTCTTTTTCTATCTACCCAAAGAGTTGTTTCAGCCTGAATGGATGGAGAACATCCATTTCCAACTACTTCGCCGCGGCAGCACTGTGCCTGAGGATTCGGTGCCATTGCGCTTGCGAATCAAGCTCAATCTACCGGCTGGAGTGGATAAGGAACCTCACTTGCCAGGGCATTCCGAGCTACTGCGTCCGCAGGTGCCTCAAGACGTTGTCGACAACGGCGTTGATGCTGAGTGGGCAGCCCAGGGGGTTCCGGTAAGCATCGGAAACTACCCGGATCGGGCTGCCCGCGACACAGTAGTGCTGCGATGGGGAAGTGTGCGACTTGCGCGTCTGATCAGTGAGGCTGAAGCGGCCGGAGACGAGCCGGTGGAAATTCTAGTCGACCAGGCTGCGATATTGGCCGCCGGGGACAGCAATGGGCTGGCGTTGTTCTATGAGGTTTTCGATGAAGTGTGGAACTACTCATCGGACTGGTCGCGTGCGACTGAGCTTAAGGTAGATGCCGGTGCCTGGCGTCTGGATCCGCCCATTATCAAGGAAGCGTTCAATGGGCAGATCGATCTGATTGCTTTGGAAGCGAATCCCGTCACCGTGCAGGTCTGGATGGATGGTGAACCATTCGCCCTCGGCGATACCATCGAGTTCACCTGGATTGGCACGCCAATGATAGGCGTTCCCCTTGTTCATACCGAGTCGGTGGTGGTCAGCAGTTTGCCCTCGGTACTCGAACTCAAAGTCCCCAACGCTGATGTTCGTGCCATTGCTTCCGGCACTGCCGATGCTTCTTATGTGCTGAGAAAAACCACGGGTGAACCACCGCAGTCGTCCAAGCGTGCATTTGCCAGAGTTATTGGAGAGCTGTCACAGCTGCCTGCACCGCTGATCCTGCAAGCTGTAGAAGGCCAGCTCGACAGTCGGCTCGAGTATGCCTGGGTGCAGGTCGGGCCTTATCCAGGCATGTCCAGCGGGGATGTAGTTAACCTAGTATGGCTGGGTACGCGTGCAGATGGCAGCGTCTACTTGCATGAACAGGAGATACTTGTCAGCGAAAACTTGGTTGGCAAGCCCCTGGAAGTGGTGGTGGAGGCGGCGCACATTGCTGAACTGGACAGCGGCACCTTGCAGTTGTTCTACCGAGTTTCCAACGATCAGGCCGTCGTCTATGACGTGCGTGAATCTGCGCGCAGCTACTTTCGGGTGCTCCATTTACGGCAGGAGCTGCCTGCTCCGATCGTGCCGGAGGCTGATGGCGACGTGCTCGACCCAGAGATGGCGGTTCCTAATGGTGTGACGTTGCGCGTCGAATACACTGGCACTCAGGCTGGGGACACACTTACCTATTATTGGCAGAGCATTTACGCCAATGGCACGGCCAGCGATTGGGTGCCCATCACCGAGGCGTCTAAAGAGCGGCCGGTGAGTTTTCGCATACCCGCTTCCTTGATCGAAGTATCGCGTGGCACTGTCATCAATGCCCTGTACTCGCTCA is a window of Pseudomonas sp. DG56-2 DNA encoding:
- a CDS encoding autotransporter outer membrane beta-barrel domain-containing protein, which encodes MASAAVIDNGDDLVIDESTPVDGYTVLNSSSLTVNGATTRTLSINSGSTLEFNGGAIAGGVFDGLSVTNSTATVNNANISADSSGLSVNRQIGSTTGSQVTVNDSNIVGGFVGAQVTGGSTLQLSNTSITGRDLGSSGINILGGEVIAVGSQISGDVSGILLASDPENLTSPTLVLDNAEVTGRTGPALLIEEGVNATIEIHNGTKLVGQDNVALLVRDASTATVALRRSDLSSDVQVNGNSTANLALDQTRWNGNFEVEAGSTGSLSLENQSAFTGRLVNVEQLSISDQSSFNMTETTQLGTLTMNGGLVNMGSGKNFYTLDVATLSGAGVFAMNVDFSTNEHDVLNVGQATGSHQLQITDSGTDPLAPEQLTVVRTDAGDANFSLANGRPVAVGAWAYELSSAANGAGGTDWYLDPEKRTVSPGTRTVMALFNTAPTVWYGELTSLRSRMGELRFNGGQPGLWMRSYGNKYNVADASGTGYQQNQHGLSLGADGRLPWGDGQWLAGGLVGYSKSDLDLNEGTSGSIDSYYIGAYTTWLDADSGYYFDGLIKLNRFQNRAKVAINDGTHSKGDYDNFATGMSLELGRHVQLSDGYFIEPFTQWSAVTIEGKDINLDNGLEADGERTHSLLGKAGMTAGRTFELANGGKLQPYLRGAWAHEFAKGNTVKVNNNRFNNDLSGSRGELGAGLALGLNNGLQVHLDLEYANGEHIEQPYGVNIGLRYSF